The Nitrospirales bacterium genome includes a window with the following:
- a CDS encoding DUF3047 domain-containing protein, with amino-acid sequence MRLGVYHRLLNFRWIPLGWCCVVGFGIFIHAGMAQHVSAQSDAESIVLEDFADADENNFPKNWDAQRSKATAQETYAIGQNDGETFLSAKNASQRVYTKSISWDPRTHPILTWRWRIHSVPEDAEFIAAVYPSLDTDLMFIPVNTKYVWSLDKPVGSIKEGGMFGSTEIVIRTGGEPKGEWVEERINVYEDFKKIHDHEPAPKAWGISLLGGPGVEVDFGSLRVHAE; translated from the coding sequence ATGAGATTAGGCGTTTATCATCGACTGTTGAACTTTCGATGGATACCTCTTGGGTGGTGTTGCGTCGTGGGTTTCGGGATTTTCATCCATGCAGGAATGGCCCAACACGTATCCGCGCAGTCCGATGCCGAGTCCATCGTGTTGGAAGATTTTGCAGATGCTGATGAGAATAATTTTCCCAAAAATTGGGATGCGCAGCGAAGCAAGGCAACCGCTCAAGAAACGTACGCGATCGGTCAGAACGATGGCGAGACATTCCTCTCTGCCAAAAATGCCAGTCAGCGCGTCTATACCAAAAGCATCTCCTGGGATCCCAGGACGCATCCGATCTTAACGTGGCGCTGGAGGATTCATTCAGTGCCAGAGGATGCGGAATTTATCGCTGCCGTCTATCCTTCACTCGATACCGACCTTATGTTTATTCCGGTGAATACGAAGTATGTCTGGAGCCTGGATAAACCCGTCGGTTCCATCAAGGAGGGAGGCATGTTCGGATCGACGGAAATCGTCATTCGAACTGGAGGCGAACCGAAAGGCGAATGGGTTGAAGAAAGAATTAATGTCTATGAGGATTTTAAAAAAATCCATGACCATGAACCGGCGCCCAAAGCCTGGGGAATTTCTCTGCTTGGTGGACCTGGCGTCGAAGTTGACTTCGGAAGCTTACGCGTTCATGCCGAGTAA
- a CDS encoding formylglycine-generating enzyme family protein produces MDGRFKFVFLIAVLVFTSFPLIGILKGTNKPPPDPDEGLLASRPPHDDPPSEQTLPDILIEEQMVKIPAGEFIRGTNSGGYNERPENTFHLDSYWIDKFEVTNHQYMKFVEETGHRKPGPPSRYARNMVNLRGANQPVTYVSWSDAQAYCEWRGKRLPTESEWEKAMRGTDGRTWPWGEKFEKTFANLNGKQDGYEFTSPVGSFPEDRSIFGVYDGAGNLMEWVNNWYVERLYLQATELDSLRDAKTYKVLRGGGYTSHGVDLRITSRMFMVPDFRDETIGFRCARSEGENESKDAKASKLMKAISYDS; encoded by the coding sequence ATGGATGGTCGATTCAAGTTTGTCTTTTTGATTGCGGTCCTGGTTTTTACGAGTTTTCCTTTAATCGGAATTTTAAAAGGAACGAACAAGCCTCCTCCTGACCCTGATGAAGGGCTCCTCGCTTCTCGTCCTCCTCACGATGACCCTCCTTCGGAGCAAACACTCCCGGACATCCTCATTGAAGAACAGATGGTGAAAATACCAGCTGGTGAGTTTATCCGCGGAACCAACAGTGGCGGCTATAACGAACGGCCTGAGAACACATTCCATTTGGACAGTTATTGGATCGATAAGTTTGAGGTAACGAATCATCAGTACATGAAGTTTGTCGAAGAGACCGGGCATCGTAAGCCGGGGCCTCCATCGCGCTATGCCCGAAACATGGTCAATCTTCGAGGCGCCAATCAACCGGTGACGTACGTGTCGTGGTCCGATGCACAAGCCTATTGTGAATGGAGGGGGAAGCGGTTGCCGACGGAATCAGAATGGGAAAAAGCCATGAGGGGAACTGATGGGCGGACATGGCCATGGGGGGAGAAATTCGAGAAAACTTTCGCGAACTTAAACGGAAAACAAGACGGGTATGAGTTTACTTCGCCTGTCGGGTCTTTCCCGGAAGACCGGAGCATATTTGGAGTATATGATGGTGCAGGGAATTTAATGGAGTGGGTCAACAATTGGTATGTCGAGCGATTATACTTGCAGGCAACCGAGCTGGATAGCCTCCGTGATGCGAAAACGTACAAGGTGTTGCGTGGCGGGGGGTATACCAGTCATGGGGTCGATCTTCGCATTACAAGCCGAATGTTCATGGTCCCTGATTTTCGTGATGAAACGATAGGGTTCCGATGCGCTCGTTCTGAGGGAGAAAATGAATCCAAGGACGCAAAGGCTTCGAAATTAATGAAGGCGATTTCTTATGATTCTTAG
- a CDS encoding formylglycine-generating enzyme family protein — protein MPENNKVLIGSIIFVFGSFIMMIVMLVYETYKSKSELEAMSSQMSTKAKVLQAAPVQDYSMYKTLTGDEGREMVEIPEGPFTMGNRDGDPDEGPAHPVYLKTYYIDLKEVTQQEYDRFLKMTKHQQPVVPVFEDEVSKLQSPDFPVMAVTWNDAIAYCRWAGKRLPTEAEWEKAARGEGKRRYPWGDKFDRNYANVDGEDDGFKYLAPVGSYEVGRSPFGLYDMTGNVAEWVMDNYAPDYYQKTTYRDPLGPEEEDVYKVIRGGSWRESRLGARLTKRFSAKMWRTDATVGFRCAQTPEDKAQKPL, from the coding sequence ATGCCTGAGAATAACAAAGTCCTGATCGGCTCCATCATATTTGTTTTTGGATCTTTCATCATGATGATCGTGATGTTGGTGTATGAGACCTATAAGAGCAAGTCAGAATTAGAGGCGATGTCCTCGCAGATGTCGACCAAGGCGAAAGTGCTTCAAGCGGCCCCTGTTCAGGATTACTCGATGTATAAAACTTTGACGGGTGATGAAGGGCGGGAAATGGTCGAGATTCCTGAAGGGCCCTTCACGATGGGCAATCGTGACGGTGATCCGGATGAAGGACCAGCGCATCCAGTTTACTTGAAAACCTATTATATCGACCTGAAAGAAGTCACCCAGCAAGAATACGATCGATTCCTGAAGATGACGAAACATCAACAGCCAGTCGTGCCGGTGTTTGAAGATGAAGTCTCAAAGCTTCAGAGTCCGGATTTCCCTGTGATGGCCGTCACCTGGAACGACGCCATTGCCTATTGTCGATGGGCCGGAAAGCGATTGCCGACTGAAGCCGAATGGGAAAAAGCGGCAAGGGGCGAAGGCAAGCGTCGTTATCCTTGGGGAGATAAGTTTGACAGGAATTATGCGAATGTTGATGGTGAAGATGATGGGTTTAAATATTTGGCGCCGGTGGGTTCATATGAAGTGGGTCGAAGCCCTTTTGGCCTCTATGATATGACTGGGAATGTCGCTGAATGGGTCATGGATAACTATGCGCCGGACTATTATCAGAAAACAACCTACCGCGATCCCTTAGGGCCTGAAGAAGAGGATGTGTATAAGGTCATTCGTGGTGGATCATGGCGGGAGTCACGATTAGGGGCACGCTTAACAAAACGCTTTTCTGCCAAAATGTGGCGGACCGATGCGACTGTTGGATTCCGTTGCGCCCAAACGCCGGAGGACAAGGCTCAAAAGCCCCTTTAA
- a CDS encoding c-type cytochrome — MLELIGAGFSLGWPMLVFLVGLILYFQASIPDPVRKKNATFKGLIGIVCAQLAFMAIANYTKNFNLNPGVLPISLVLITAITFVMSLYFANISALMKIGGFMFFVAAALSGYGNWLPQVEGGFPPPVVKLDFQSMSAQQLGDEGEKIIFGGLGQSKVQGAIGKGQCPLCHGFQKGFLSERAPNLFDIPARAKTRLEEPNYHMNDPAARPSVQKEAFEGSGTATNALEYIAESHACPNCYVVPGFGVKGSNDTESPMPKIHKPPISLSMGELAAVDTWMYVREGLESPSYEEIQSAYEKFIPEGDRVTESAGDDAGGAAAGGVLATGDEPVNEIFMKGGCVACHTIPGIEGATGKVGPALIEGTNAPNRLKDPGYKGKAKSVKEYITESILDPSAYVVKDYPDNQMPKDFGKKLSAGAVNKVVDYLSQVKEGQDPPPVE, encoded by the coding sequence GTGTTAGAACTTATTGGAGCCGGTTTTTCACTCGGGTGGCCAATGTTGGTTTTTTTGGTTGGCCTAATCCTGTACTTTCAGGCGTCTATTCCTGATCCCGTTCGAAAAAAGAATGCAACATTTAAAGGGCTGATCGGTATTGTTTGTGCTCAGCTGGCATTTATGGCTATCGCCAATTACACAAAGAATTTTAACCTGAATCCAGGTGTCTTGCCGATTTCATTGGTCTTAATTACGGCCATTACATTTGTGATGAGTCTGTATTTTGCCAACATCAGTGCGTTAATGAAAATTGGTGGATTTATGTTTTTCGTTGCGGCAGCATTATCCGGTTACGGAAACTGGCTTCCTCAAGTAGAGGGTGGTTTTCCTCCTCCAGTTGTCAAGCTTGACTTTCAAAGTATGTCGGCCCAACAGCTTGGTGACGAAGGTGAGAAAATCATATTCGGAGGACTCGGTCAGAGCAAAGTCCAAGGAGCAATCGGTAAGGGACAATGTCCGCTTTGTCATGGATTTCAAAAAGGTTTTTTGAGTGAAAGAGCTCCTAATCTTTTTGATATACCGGCAAGAGCTAAAACAAGGTTGGAAGAGCCGAATTATCACATGAACGACCCAGCCGCACGTCCTTCAGTTCAAAAAGAAGCATTTGAAGGGTCTGGTACTGCTACAAACGCATTAGAGTACATTGCTGAGTCCCATGCCTGTCCAAATTGTTACGTGGTTCCAGGGTTTGGGGTTAAGGGTTCAAATGATACCGAAAGCCCAATGCCAAAAATTCATAAGCCACCAATCTCTCTCTCCATGGGTGAGTTAGCGGCTGTTGATACGTGGATGTATGTGCGTGAAGGGTTAGAGTCTCCTTCATATGAAGAGATTCAATCAGCGTATGAGAAGTTCATCCCAGAGGGAGATCGAGTGACTGAATCGGCCGGTGATGATGCTGGTGGAGCGGCTGCCGGTGGAGTTTTAGCGACTGGAGATGAACCGGTTAATGAAATATTTATGAAGGGTGGATGTGTAGCCTGCCATACAATACCTGGGATTGAGGGAGCCACTGGAAAAGTTGGTCCAGCATTAATTGAGGGAACCAACGCTCCAAACCGCCTCAAAGATCCTGGTTATAAGGGGAAGGCTAAGTCCGTTAAAGAATACATTACTGAGTCGATTTTAGACCCCAGCGCGTACGTCGTTAAAGACTATCCCGATAATCAAATGCCGAAGGATTTTGGGAAAAAACTCAGTGCTGGAGCTGTCAATAAGGTTGTAGATTATTTATCACAAGTGAAGGAAGGGCAAGATCCGCCACCTGTTGAGTAG
- a CDS encoding cytochrome c — translation MTWLKLVEGYMPMQMISELAICILIMAGINFTLKKAGIGIPKFWAGIGVWIFILLYLKYRIYPPIPFSVRAIYGTVSACGIFMWVSGSQGEWEDFKRPIMNVLDGKTGFHKLVRAAVLIVLPFLLAGYAYQSFLPSFEEPIELRTVHPAPPATTKVHGKTFVLQTAQNPFRINPEGKYDQEYSNAHIVVQDMGRLMKDINSKDDNPWDPNAEGYIKHVREGGEIFFQNCHFCHGDNLNGRGLWAYAFNPIPANFTDAGTIAQLQETFVFWRVSQGGIGLPPEGFPWASVMPPWKEHLTTDEIWKVVMFEYWHTGYYPRTWD, via the coding sequence ATGACGTGGCTCAAACTAGTGGAAGGCTACATGCCGATGCAGATGATCAGCGAGCTGGCCATCTGTATCCTGATCATGGCAGGGATCAATTTCACGCTCAAGAAGGCGGGAATTGGAATTCCGAAGTTCTGGGCGGGGATTGGCGTCTGGATCTTTATTCTACTGTACCTCAAATACCGTATTTATCCACCCATTCCGTTTAGTGTTCGGGCCATTTATGGCACCGTCTCGGCCTGCGGTATTTTTATGTGGGTTTCCGGTTCTCAAGGGGAGTGGGAGGACTTTAAGCGTCCGATTATGAACGTGCTTGATGGGAAAACAGGATTTCACAAACTTGTTCGTGCGGCTGTGTTGATCGTCCTGCCGTTTTTACTAGCTGGATATGCGTATCAATCGTTTCTTCCAAGTTTCGAAGAGCCCATTGAACTTCGTACGGTTCATCCAGCTCCGCCGGCGACAACAAAAGTGCATGGTAAGACGTTCGTGCTTCAGACGGCTCAAAACCCTTTCCGTATCAATCCCGAGGGGAAATACGACCAAGAATACTCCAACGCTCACATTGTCGTTCAGGACATGGGGCGGTTGATGAAAGACATTAACAGCAAGGATGACAACCCCTGGGATCCCAATGCGGAGGGTTATATTAAGCATGTGCGTGAGGGTGGTGAAATATTTTTTCAGAATTGCCACTTCTGCCACGGAGACAATTTAAACGGTCGGGGCCTGTGGGCGTATGCGTTTAACCCAATTCCGGCAAACTTCACTGACGCCGGAACGATCGCTCAGCTTCAAGAAACCTTCGTGTTCTGGAGGGTTTCTCAGGGTGGTATTGGATTACCGCCAGAAGGATTTCCGTGGGCATCAGTGATGCCTCCATGGAAGGAGCACTTGACGACCGATGAAATTTGGAAAGTGGTAATGTTTGAATATTGGCACACGGGCTATTATCCCCGAACTTGGGACTAA
- a CDS encoding cytochrome ubiquinol oxidase subunit I: MLVWMKRAGFVCLLMSLGVVLAGELFKKAPAYAESSSNYYSDSPASSDIFYKTEGTPSGPSAQEMQTTYPVFQFINNRVLVWLVTQQHTYFGGFVLALPFFAVLLEFLGLCRRDPESARRYDGLARDIIRVSVVSLSFTALLGVTLVAVFVVLYPGFMKYMGSTFKSLMPLYAGVFVGVSSLLVVYYYSWDYLRSSGKKWVHMSIGVLVNAMGAVLLLSANAWASFMMAPSGVDGDGRFLGNVWHLLHSPLWNPLNTHRFLADIMSGGAVVVAYAAYRFLTTRSEKERAYYDWVGYVFILVVVCALLPMPIAGYWLMKAVFEFRAQMGITMMGGLLSWMFVIQAITVGVLFLGVNYYIWQSLGRVSGSERFHPYFKAIIFALMGCFIVWFTPHTIAMTPSEMKAMGAAQHPVIGQFGVMSAKNGAINIMICLTALSYLLYRRANHIVTVSWERVGNIALGAMFGLGMINIVWLAIYGFYIPANVRVGLSMPQGVTTATVVIGGLFLNYVMLRGSKVRGPIAWGNISIRGMVALFGVAAAFTWVMGLMGYIRSAGRLGWHVNELMQDVSPWSFTPAIGFAAKMVTVNMLLFWASVFCMFWLSRRDYQTADERIESRMTASTPLVQSLSREETSV, from the coding sequence ATGTTGGTATGGATGAAACGTGCGGGGTTTGTGTGCTTGTTGATGTCGTTGGGCGTCGTCTTGGCAGGGGAACTTTTCAAGAAAGCGCCAGCATATGCCGAGTCCTCATCGAATTATTACTCCGATTCTCCTGCCTCCTCAGACATTTTCTATAAAACGGAAGGGACGCCGAGTGGACCCTCAGCCCAAGAAATGCAAACAACGTATCCCGTGTTTCAATTCATCAATAACCGGGTGCTTGTGTGGTTGGTGACGCAGCAACATACGTATTTTGGCGGGTTTGTCCTGGCGCTCCCGTTCTTTGCTGTTCTCTTGGAGTTTCTCGGCCTCTGTCGTCGTGATCCCGAATCGGCGCGTCGATACGATGGTCTCGCACGTGACATCATACGGGTTTCGGTCGTGTCCCTCTCATTTACAGCGCTGTTAGGCGTGACGCTCGTAGCTGTCTTCGTCGTACTGTACCCTGGATTTATGAAGTACATGGGTTCGACGTTTAAGAGTCTCATGCCACTGTATGCCGGAGTGTTCGTGGGCGTGTCGTCTCTGCTGGTGGTGTACTACTACAGCTGGGATTATCTGAGGTCATCGGGTAAAAAATGGGTTCACATGTCTATCGGTGTGCTGGTGAATGCCATGGGAGCGGTACTCTTGCTGTCGGCTAATGCCTGGGCCTCCTTCATGATGGCCCCATCCGGAGTCGATGGCGATGGCCGGTTCTTGGGGAACGTGTGGCATTTATTGCATTCGCCTCTCTGGAATCCGCTTAATACCCACCGGTTTTTGGCGGATATCATGTCCGGTGGGGCGGTTGTCGTCGCCTATGCCGCCTATCGCTTCCTCACGACTCGATCGGAAAAAGAACGAGCCTATTATGATTGGGTCGGCTATGTTTTCATTCTTGTCGTCGTCTGTGCCCTGTTGCCAATGCCTATCGCGGGATACTGGTTGATGAAAGCGGTATTTGAGTTTCGCGCACAAATGGGCATTACGATGATGGGTGGACTCCTCTCGTGGATGTTCGTGATTCAAGCCATTACCGTCGGCGTGCTTTTTTTAGGGGTCAACTATTACATTTGGCAATCGCTGGGTCGAGTCTCCGGAAGCGAACGCTTTCATCCATATTTTAAAGCCATCATCTTTGCGTTGATGGGGTGTTTCATCGTCTGGTTTACCCCCCATACCATCGCGATGACTCCGAGTGAAATGAAAGCCATGGGGGCTGCGCAACATCCTGTGATTGGACAGTTCGGGGTGATGTCAGCCAAAAATGGGGCCATCAACATCATGATATGTTTGACCGCACTGAGTTATCTCTTGTACCGGCGGGCCAATCACATCGTGACCGTTTCATGGGAACGGGTTGGAAATATTGCCCTGGGGGCCATGTTTGGCCTGGGCATGATTAACATCGTGTGGCTGGCCATTTATGGGTTTTATATTCCAGCGAACGTGCGTGTGGGATTGTCGATGCCGCAGGGGGTCACGACGGCGACGGTGGTGATCGGTGGGCTTTTTCTAAATTATGTCATGCTTCGAGGTTCGAAGGTGAGAGGCCCGATTGCCTGGGGAAACATATCGATTCGCGGAATGGTGGCGTTATTCGGGGTTGCCGCTGCCTTTACCTGGGTGATGGGACTAATGGGATACATTCGATCAGCCGGTCGGCTGGGTTGGCATGTGAATGAGCTCATGCAAGATGTATCTCCCTGGTCATTTACGCCGGCTATAGGGTTTGCGGCGAAAATGGTGACGGTCAACATGCTGCTGTTTTGGGCCTCGGTGTTTTGCATGTTCTGGTTAAGCCGGCGGGATTATCAAACGGCGGATGAACGGATCGAGAGTCGAATGACGGCTTCAACTCCGCTTGTTCAATCGCTTTCACGAGAGGAAACATCGGTATGA
- a CDS encoding cytochrome ubiquinol oxidase subunit I, with product MGHLLGRMTRNSKKVMAGTALFAMLGLLVLPIFMALPALAGGGGGGGAGKPPAEVLEARAAAEAAGEGGEGAEEEKVEMGRDVYYKTEGPAIGMPAPKTEDTEEFYPRYNFESRVLLWVANQQHLYYGSFVLAVPIFCMCIEFAGLVSKDKAMAAKYDKLAYDFIKISLTAYSLTAILGGILIFTFLTLYPAFFGYLSSIFRPVMHIYALLFVAESATLYIYYYGWNQMKEGVLKWVHVSMSVILNVIGTVLMFLANSWIAFMMSPAGVDEQGRYLGNIWHVLHTALWNPLNVHRILGNMAFGGGVVAAYAAYRFLSAKTDEDRAHYDWMGYIAMSLGVAFLIPLPFAGYWLMREVYAYRQQMGITLMGGLLAWLFIIQATMIGILFLTTNYYLWQALGRMTGGERFQRYIKYLVFILVCGLLVFITPHTIVMTPAELKAMGGQQHPVLGNYGVMSAKNGGINAIIMTTILSFIWYQRGNKIPTVSWSKFGNIFMGCFFLIGQLNNIWLACYGYFIPANVRIGLSVPQVAGTLSCLFLMTPLNLAMLKGAKELGPIRWGQIQPRSQYALIMLATAFTWMMGLMGYIRSSVRLFWHVNEVMRDNSPWAYTHTIGFAANVISFNVLFFWITIMFVFWLGALGMKPSPVPAKESVPGTPAPQPAAGS from the coding sequence ATGGGTCACCTGTTAGGTCGAATGACCCGTAACAGTAAAAAGGTGATGGCCGGTACGGCTTTATTTGCCATGCTTGGGCTTTTGGTACTCCCAATCTTTATGGCACTTCCCGCATTGGCTGGTGGCGGTGGCGGTGGTGGTGCCGGAAAACCTCCAGCTGAAGTTCTTGAGGCGCGAGCGGCTGCTGAGGCTGCCGGTGAAGGCGGGGAAGGAGCCGAAGAAGAAAAAGTCGAGATGGGTCGAGATGTCTATTATAAGACTGAAGGTCCAGCGATTGGTATGCCGGCACCTAAGACCGAGGACACTGAAGAATTCTATCCTCGGTATAATTTTGAGAGCCGAGTGCTCCTGTGGGTGGCCAACCAGCAGCATCTTTACTATGGGAGCTTTGTGCTTGCCGTTCCGATCTTTTGTATGTGTATCGAGTTTGCCGGATTGGTGAGTAAGGATAAGGCCATGGCTGCGAAGTATGATAAGTTGGCCTATGATTTTATCAAGATTAGTTTGACAGCCTATTCTCTTACGGCTATTCTTGGTGGGATTCTCATCTTTACCTTCCTGACTCTTTATCCTGCTTTCTTTGGTTATTTGTCGAGTATTTTCCGTCCGGTGATGCATATTTATGCGTTGCTCTTTGTTGCGGAGAGTGCCACTCTTTATATCTATTATTACGGTTGGAACCAGATGAAGGAGGGGGTCCTTAAGTGGGTACATGTGAGCATGAGTGTGATCCTGAATGTGATTGGGACGGTACTCATGTTCCTTGCGAATTCATGGATCGCCTTCATGATGTCTCCCGCTGGCGTTGATGAGCAGGGTCGCTATCTTGGAAATATTTGGCATGTGCTTCATACTGCACTTTGGAATCCATTGAACGTGCATCGAATCCTCGGGAATATGGCGTTCGGTGGTGGTGTGGTGGCAGCCTATGCAGCGTATAGATTCTTGTCAGCTAAAACTGATGAGGATCGTGCGCATTATGATTGGATGGGATATATCGCCATGAGTCTCGGTGTGGCGTTCTTGATCCCGCTTCCGTTTGCTGGTTACTGGCTTATGCGGGAAGTGTATGCTTATCGGCAGCAGATGGGTATCACGCTTATGGGTGGACTGTTGGCGTGGTTGTTTATTATCCAGGCTACCATGATCGGAATTCTCTTCCTTACAACCAATTATTATCTCTGGCAGGCATTAGGGAGAATGACTGGAGGCGAGCGCTTCCAGCGTTATATCAAGTATCTCGTGTTTATTCTGGTATGTGGTCTCTTGGTGTTTATTACACCGCATACCATTGTGATGACGCCTGCTGAGTTGAAAGCCATGGGTGGACAGCAGCACCCGGTACTTGGGAATTACGGTGTAATGTCGGCCAAGAATGGCGGCATTAATGCCATTATTATGACGACGATTTTGAGCTTTATTTGGTATCAGCGCGGGAACAAAATTCCTACGGTAAGCTGGTCTAAATTTGGAAATATATTTATGGGTTGTTTCTTCCTGATTGGTCAGCTGAACAATATTTGGTTGGCCTGCTATGGATACTTTATTCCTGCGAACGTGAGAATCGGTCTGTCGGTCCCCCAGGTCGCTGGTACTCTTTCGTGTCTGTTCCTGATGACTCCATTGAACCTGGCGATGTTGAAGGGGGCGAAAGAGCTTGGTCCAATTAGGTGGGGACAGATTCAACCTAGGTCGCAATACGCGTTAATCATGTTGGCCACGGCATTTACGTGGATGATGGGGTTAATGGGGTATATACGTTCATCGGTGAGACTGTTCTGGCACGTCAATGAAGTTATGCGTGATAACTCGCCTTGGGCATATACGCACACGATTGGTTTTGCCGCGAACGTTATCTCGTTTAATGTATTGTTCTTCTGGATTACCATCATGTTTGTCTTCTGGCTTGGAGCGTTGGGGATGAAACCATCGCCTGTTCCGGCTAAGGAATCCGTTCCTGGAACGCCAGCGCCACAACCTGCGGCGGGAAGCTAA
- a CDS encoding c-type cytochrome: MKQTTISIRHNQTRMMMQDGHEQRQQSTSPRLLAFLGGAILWGMVGTVWAQDAVPEGFKVESLPPAPAADQIEAGKRVYFTKCVWCHGVDGAGDGPGADRLWPRPRNFNAGTFKIRHTASGELPLIDVDLFQTVTHGLPGSAMPSWEGILTDKQRKDVLAFVTAELVKDRSWQDSEFETLTVLELDKLAASATPPTPESIKHGSELVVEKKCIECHGLEGRGDGNAFNLKDDWGFSIQPADWHKCWNFRGSRQDPYNVKNIFRTFSTGVNGTPMPSFADSTSVADRWDLANYVNSLCERENEINIDGGKVTDEIAQELSTGKALSVDILTDKPKANFVVPSKYLEGELPTDELDERWKTVPRRWIALGGQITHKPRNFVNRIDDAWVQSAYNETHIQFLFQWDDRTKSIAEEELEWDPTEVNLEDYGVVEQPPGGTKFEDDPEHPESIAWRQNKYTVYNDGIAFEFPIKWQELPFPRKPRYLWGDEKFAMDITKWTADGNLRAFEGTGWDQDFSDRDMTDDLKLVKAEWKDGRWTVLIQRPIKRDYEADAWLEAGKYIPLVFFAWDGHNGDAGRKMAVSAFYYLVMEPPIPQEAYIYPVLMGIGLVGIEGWVLTRRRNRREGKLDT; encoded by the coding sequence ATGAAGCAAACAACCATTTCTATAAGACATAACCAAACGAGGATGATGATGCAGGACGGACACGAGCAGCGACAACAGTCTACGAGCCCACGACTTCTCGCCTTCTTAGGAGGTGCCATCCTCTGGGGGATGGTAGGTACCGTGTGGGCCCAAGATGCGGTACCTGAGGGGTTTAAAGTTGAAAGTCTTCCACCGGCGCCAGCTGCTGATCAAATCGAAGCTGGTAAACGAGTATACTTTACAAAATGTGTGTGGTGTCATGGCGTAGATGGAGCTGGTGATGGACCGGGTGCAGACCGGTTGTGGCCAAGACCGAGAAATTTTAATGCTGGAACTTTTAAGATTCGACACACTGCGAGTGGTGAGCTTCCGCTTATCGATGTTGACTTATTTCAGACAGTTACGCATGGTCTGCCTGGCTCAGCTATGCCTTCATGGGAGGGTATTCTTACAGACAAACAACGAAAAGATGTACTGGCGTTTGTAACGGCCGAGTTAGTGAAAGACCGATCTTGGCAAGATTCCGAGTTTGAAACGTTGACAGTCTTAGAGTTGGATAAACTCGCCGCCTCTGCCACGCCACCAACTCCTGAATCCATCAAGCATGGTTCCGAGTTAGTTGTGGAGAAGAAATGTATCGAGTGTCACGGACTGGAAGGCCGAGGCGATGGAAACGCGTTTAATTTGAAAGACGACTGGGGATTTTCAATTCAACCTGCTGACTGGCATAAGTGCTGGAATTTCCGTGGGAGTCGTCAAGACCCGTATAATGTTAAGAATATCTTCCGTACATTTTCCACAGGCGTGAATGGGACCCCGATGCCGTCGTTTGCCGATAGCACCTCAGTGGCGGATAGGTGGGACTTGGCTAATTACGTGAATTCATTGTGTGAGCGTGAGAATGAAATTAATATTGACGGGGGCAAGGTGACTGATGAAATTGCTCAAGAATTATCGACTGGTAAAGCATTGTCAGTCGACATTCTGACTGATAAACCAAAGGCGAATTTCGTGGTTCCTTCGAAATACCTGGAAGGGGAATTGCCAACGGATGAGTTGGATGAACGATGGAAGACGGTACCAAGAAGATGGATTGCATTGGGAGGTCAGATTACCCATAAACCTAGAAACTTCGTCAACCGTATAGATGATGCTTGGGTGCAATCAGCTTACAATGAGACGCACATTCAGTTTTTATTCCAATGGGATGATCGGACGAAGAGTATCGCCGAAGAGGAATTGGAATGGGATCCAACAGAAGTAAACTTGGAAGACTACGGAGTGGTCGAACAGCCACCAGGTGGAACAAAGTTTGAAGATGACCCAGAGCATCCTGAGTCGATTGCCTGGAGGCAGAATAAATACACCGTTTACAACGATGGGATCGCCTTTGAATTTCCGATCAAGTGGCAAGAGTTGCCGTTTCCGAGAAAGCCTCGATACCTCTGGGGGGATGAAAAGTTTGCGATGGATATCACTAAATGGACGGCGGATGGAAATCTCAGAGCGTTCGAGGGAACAGGCTGGGATCAAGACTTTAGTGACAGAGATATGACAGACGATTTAAAGCTGGTTAAAGCAGAATGGAAGGATGGACGTTGGACGGTTTTGATTCAACGACCCATTAAACGGGATTATGAAGCTGACGCTTGGTTAGAGGCTGGAAAATACATTCCACTTGTGTTTTTCGCATGGGATGGTCATAACGGGGATGCAGGCCGGAAAATGGCAGTGTCGGCCTTTTATTACCTCGTGATGGAGCCACCGATTCCGCAAGAAGCCTATATTTATCCCGTACTCATGGGTATTGGGCTGGTAGGGATCGAGGGTTGGGTATTGACGAGACGACGAAATCGTCGGGAAGGTAAGCTTGATACCTAG